A genome region from Lactobacillus sp. ESL0791 includes the following:
- a CDS encoding Cof-type HAD-IIB family hydrolase, whose product MIKTIALDLDNTLLNSDKKISLLNEKVLKQLHRLSKKIVLCTGRPLPAIQHLIKQLELTDLEDYSITFNGGLVQNNTTKKVLAQSTLSKDQIKFLYDDAKNRNYPLDVLGINQVYSLIELGKSDYQEFMGNMMTFRNIPFSELPGNISFGKAVCSSSDSVIKRIRKDFPLNVTSNFHIVPSRKGLLEFIPLNVNKATGIEKLLSHFSQSWDNVMAFGDEENDLELLANAGLSVAMGNAIPKVKKIADFTTLDNDSDGVAVYLKHYFGL is encoded by the coding sequence ATGATAAAAACTATAGCTTTAGATTTGGATAATACTCTACTAAATTCGGATAAAAAAATTTCTTTATTAAATGAAAAGGTTCTTAAGCAGTTACACAGGTTAAGTAAAAAAATAGTTTTATGTACGGGGAGACCATTACCAGCAATTCAACATTTAATCAAACAACTTGAACTGACTGATCTTGAAGATTATTCAATTACGTTTAACGGGGGATTGGTTCAAAACAACACCACTAAAAAAGTCTTAGCACAATCAACACTTTCTAAGGATCAAATAAAATTTTTGTATGATGATGCTAAAAATAGAAATTATCCATTAGATGTTTTAGGAATAAATCAAGTTTATTCGTTAATTGAACTTGGAAAATCAGATTATCAGGAATTTATGGGCAATATGATGACTTTTCGAAATATCCCTTTTTCTGAACTTCCTGGAAATATCTCTTTTGGAAAAGCTGTGTGTTCTTCTTCTGACAGTGTGATTAAAAGAATTCGTAAGGATTTTCCATTGAATGTGACCTCTAATTTTCATATAGTACCTTCTAGAAAGGGATTGTTAGAATTTATTCCATTGAATGTTAATAAAGCTACAGGAATTGAAAAGTTACTTTCACATTTCTCACAGTCATGGGATAATGTGATGGCTTTTGGCGATGAAGAGAATGATCTCGAACTTTTAGCTAATGCTGGACTTAGTGTAGCTATGGGAAATGCAATTCCTAAGGTGAAAAAGATTGCTGACTTTACCACGCTTGACAATGATTCTGACGGGGTGGCGGTTTACTTAAAACACTATTTCGGTCTTTAA
- a CDS encoding sorbitol-6-phosphate dehydrogenase subunit gives MSKKWLDLSNKVAVVTGGSMGIGENIVQNLSANGAKVISLDIVKTSKYENKTNIEAMQCDVSKKSSIVKAITEIKNKYGRIDVLVNNAGVSRPRMLVDYYGKKPEYELSEEDFDFMTNVNQKGVVFCSQAVARLMISQKSGVIINMSSEAGLEGSKGQSCYSGNKAAVSVYTKAWAKELGQFNIRVVGIAPGINERTPMNNDAAFKALAYTRGMDANNISDNYKAVIPLGRPGKLQEIADLISYLASDHASYISGTTINITGAKSTR, from the coding sequence ATTAGTAAAAAATGGTTAGATTTATCAAACAAAGTAGCGGTAGTTACTGGCGGAAGTATGGGAATTGGTGAAAATATAGTACAGAATTTATCAGCTAATGGTGCAAAAGTAATTTCACTTGATATTGTAAAAACTTCAAAATATGAAAACAAAACTAACATTGAAGCTATGCAATGTGATGTCTCAAAGAAATCTTCCATTGTAAAAGCTATCACCGAAATTAAAAATAAGTACGGAAGGATTGACGTTTTAGTAAACAACGCTGGCGTAAGTAGACCAAGAATGTTAGTCGACTATTATGGCAAAAAGCCAGAATACGAACTAAGTGAAGAAGATTTTGATTTTATGACCAACGTAAATCAAAAAGGAGTCGTATTTTGCTCACAGGCAGTTGCTAGATTAATGATTAGTCAAAAATCTGGTGTCATTATAAATATGTCTTCAGAAGCCGGTCTCGAGGGTTCAAAAGGACAAAGTTGCTATTCAGGGAACAAAGCAGCCGTTTCTGTATACACAAAAGCTTGGGCAAAAGAATTAGGGCAATTTAATATCAGAGTCGTTGGTATTGCGCCTGGTATTAATGAAAGAACTCCTATGAATAATGATGCAGCATTTAAAGCCTTAGCGTACACCAGAGGGATGGACGCTAACAATATAAGTGATAATTATAAAGCTGTAATTCCTTTAGGCAGACCTGGAAAATTACAGGAAATAGCTGATTTAATTTCTTATTTAGCTTCAGATCATGCATCATATATTTCTGGAACAACAATCAATATTACAGGAGCAAAATCTACCAGATAG
- a CDS encoding PTS mannitol transporter subunit IICBA, with protein MAKSDFNNSPVLTKIRHFGGIMSAMVMPNLGAFVGWGLMAALFIPHGWMPNAQLNQLVAPILNYVFPLLIGYTAGYNIHGQRGGVIGLFASMGVIVGSQVTMISGAMIMGPLAAWVLKKFDNAVEGKIKPGFEMFVNNFSLGIIGAFFCILAFLAIGPIIRALIAIITSGVNWATKHEVIPLLAVFMAPAQVLFLNNVVNHGILAPIGFAQAAHAGKSIMFLVDSNCGPLLGTLLSIAIFGKGKAKNTAPTAMFIAGIAGIGEVYFPFVLGNPIMIFATMGGLAVSLYLQVLLGGGLIGVASPGSLINIALMTPKDAILGNFISIVAGFLVALAIGSFLLKVFPPTEDIDPTLDLSVGDKKVKTVSSFDLSSTKDLQMLKNPVKNIIVACDSGMGSSAMGASVLKGLLRKNGFANITVLNSSANNIPKDADIVVTLEPLIERAKASSQSKNTAFIPINNFLEESNYNDVIEFVQSRNKQEKDLKTEAHQSIIDKSLLNENNILLNQKFNSVNDAIKATGKILVDNGYVTPDYIDQMIQRNNDLPVYVGNHVAVPHGLEDDRGAIIKSGISIVQVPNGVPFSENEIAYVFVGVAGKNNTHLDILSTVSSTLIDEKNVEKVRTAKSAHEILELFNKK; from the coding sequence ATGGCAAAAAGTGATTTTAACAACTCTCCAGTTCTCACAAAAATAAGACATTTTGGTGGAATTATGAGTGCGATGGTTATGCCTAATCTAGGGGCTTTTGTCGGCTGGGGATTAATGGCAGCTCTATTCATCCCTCACGGATGGATGCCAAATGCACAATTAAATCAACTAGTTGCACCAATTTTAAATTATGTTTTTCCATTGCTGATAGGGTATACCGCCGGATATAATATTCACGGTCAAAGAGGTGGAGTCATTGGATTATTTGCAAGTATGGGGGTTATTGTAGGTTCCCAAGTTACTATGATTAGTGGTGCAATGATTATGGGACCTCTCGCTGCTTGGGTATTAAAAAAGTTCGATAATGCAGTCGAAGGAAAAATTAAACCGGGCTTTGAAATGTTCGTAAACAACTTCAGTTTAGGAATCATTGGTGCATTTTTTTGCATTTTAGCCTTTTTAGCTATAGGACCTATAATTAGAGCCTTAATCGCTATTATTACCAGTGGCGTTAACTGGGCAACTAAACATGAGGTTATTCCATTACTGGCTGTCTTTATGGCTCCTGCCCAAGTGCTATTTTTAAACAATGTAGTTAATCATGGTATTTTAGCCCCAATTGGTTTTGCCCAAGCTGCACATGCTGGGAAATCAATTATGTTTCTAGTAGACAGCAACTGTGGCCCATTACTTGGAACACTGTTATCTATCGCTATTTTCGGTAAAGGAAAAGCTAAAAATACGGCTCCAACGGCCATGTTTATTGCGGGAATTGCCGGTATTGGGGAAGTTTACTTTCCATTTGTCTTAGGTAATCCGATCATGATTTTTGCAACCATGGGTGGCTTAGCAGTATCCCTATATTTGCAAGTTTTACTTGGTGGTGGCTTAATCGGTGTGGCATCACCAGGCAGTTTAATTAATATAGCGTTAATGACACCGAAAGACGCGATCTTAGGCAATTTTATTTCTATTGTTGCAGGATTTCTAGTAGCTTTAGCGATTGGATCTTTTCTATTAAAAGTATTTCCACCAACCGAAGATATAGACCCAACTTTAGATCTTTCTGTAGGCGATAAAAAAGTTAAAACAGTTAGCAGTTTTGATTTAAGTTCCACCAAAGACCTACAAATGCTGAAAAATCCAGTTAAGAATATTATCGTTGCATGTGATTCAGGAATGGGTTCTAGTGCCATGGGTGCTTCAGTTTTAAAAGGCTTACTCAGGAAAAATGGTTTTGCCAATATAACTGTTCTTAATTCATCAGCTAACAATATTCCAAAAGATGCAGATATAGTTGTAACCCTTGAGCCATTAATTGAACGTGCCAAAGCAAGCAGCCAAAGCAAAAATACAGCTTTTATTCCAATAAATAATTTCTTAGAAGAAAGCAATTACAATGACGTAATTGAATTTGTTCAATCAAGGAATAAACAAGAAAAAGATTTAAAGACAGAAGCTCATCAATCCATAATTGATAAATCACTGTTAAATGAAAATAATATATTACTAAATCAAAAATTTAACAGTGTAAACGATGCTATTAAAGCAACAGGAAAAATATTAGTTGACAATGGCTACGTTACACCAGATTATATTGACCAAATGATACAGAGAAACAATGATTTGCCTGTATATGTTGGCAACCATGTTGCTGTTCCACATGGTTTGGAAGACGATCGCGGAGCCATTATAAAATCTGGAATTTCTATCGTTCAAGTTCCTAATGGAGTTCCATTTTCAGAAAATGAAATAGCTTACGTCTTTGTCGGAGTTGCAGGTAAAAATAATACTCATTTAGATATTTTAAGTACTGTTTCTTCAACTCTCATAGATGAAAAGAATGTTGAAAAAGTAAGAACTGCCAAAAGTGCTCACGAAATTTTAGAATTATTTAACAAGAAATAA
- a CDS encoding mannitol dehydrogenase: MNNKNVIIVGAGRLGKGFLGETFYNANWNISFLDKDPRVISELKKTGSYDVSVHTTDSVFTNTISGYKAFLADSNYSIADSFLNSNLIMLPLYPADFKEAAEYLGHCFDLQYEKDKNNKKTLICLTNKNHIINEITEYFRNSLKNDSVREWFDKNVVVRDSIVRRSTDAATNYSTKLVTTAVASLLIQGPVNCDFSDVKWLDVRENVEMLKDIKVFLINGPHATTAYAGYLKGYDDIAKAEQDPDVQKLIQSVHDSAVQAVLYEYPVTRNEIRELEYLPAAKDEMSDSIFRVGFDPIRKLGKNDRLLGVVKLCQKYNIKYDGLIKAAACGFAYTEPKDKNAMIIQNEIKNRGITATVAKYIDRKDNDDVVKQISQEYNKIQAGKFFNE, from the coding sequence ATGAATAACAAGAATGTAATTATTGTAGGTGCTGGGCGCTTGGGAAAAGGCTTCCTAGGTGAAACTTTTTACAATGCAAACTGGAATATTAGTTTTCTAGATAAAGATCCAAGAGTAATTTCTGAATTAAAAAAGACAGGTTCTTATGATGTCAGTGTTCATACTACCGACAGTGTTTTCACTAATACAATAAGTGGATATAAAGCTTTTTTAGCAGATAGTAATTATAGTATTGCTGATAGTTTCTTAAATTCAAATTTAATAATGCTCCCTCTTTATCCAGCTGATTTTAAAGAAGCAGCAGAATATTTAGGACATTGCTTCGATTTACAATATGAAAAAGATAAAAATAATAAAAAGACACTGATTTGTCTGACTAACAAAAATCATATTATTAATGAAATTACTGAGTATTTCAGAAATAGTCTTAAAAATGATTCTGTAAGAGAATGGTTTGATAAAAATGTGGTTGTACGAGATTCAATAGTACGAAGAAGTACGGATGCAGCCACTAATTATTCAACAAAATTAGTGACTACAGCAGTTGCTTCATTATTAATTCAAGGGCCTGTAAATTGTGATTTTAGTGATGTAAAATGGTTAGACGTCCGAGAAAATGTTGAAATGCTAAAGGATATCAAGGTATTCCTAATCAACGGTCCACATGCTACTACTGCCTACGCCGGATATTTAAAAGGATACGATGATATTGCAAAAGCTGAACAAGATCCAGATGTTCAAAAACTTATTCAATCAGTTCATGATTCAGCAGTACAAGCAGTTTTATACGAATATCCAGTTACTAGAAATGAAATTCGGGAATTAGAATATTTGCCAGCCGCTAAAGATGAAATGTCTGATTCAATTTTTAGAGTTGGTTTCGATCCAATTAGAAAATTAGGAAAAAATGATCGTTTATTAGGAGTAGTAAAACTTTGTCAAAAATATAATATTAAGTACGATGGATTGATTAAGGCTGCAGCATGTGGATTTGCTTATACTGAACCTAAAGATAAAAATGCTATGATCATTCAAAACGAAATAAAAAATAGGGGGATAACTGCAACTGTCGCTAAATATATTGATCGAAAAGATAATGATGATGTTGTAAAACAGATTAGTCAGGAATACAACAAAATACAGGCAGGTAAATTTTTTAATGAATGA
- a CDS encoding PTS sugar transporter subunit IIB yields MQNLVLARIDDRLIHGQVMTKWLKSTGAQNVVIVDDEVAKNDFMINVFESAIPEDIGIGVFNKEDAVTFFSEPLEAPTLILVKIPETLEYMINHGIDIKEIDLGGMGAKNGRNTLYQYISTSSEEDSCFLRLLDKGINVYVQIVPQNEKVPIKSLIGKKNSL; encoded by the coding sequence ATGCAAAACTTAGTCTTAGCTCGAATAGATGATCGTTTAATTCATGGTCAAGTAATGACAAAATGGCTTAAGAGTACCGGAGCACAAAATGTTGTTATAGTTGATGATGAAGTTGCCAAAAATGATTTCATGATTAATGTTTTTGAATCAGCAATTCCTGAAGATATAGGAATTGGTGTGTTTAACAAAGAAGATGCAGTAACATTCTTTTCTGAACCGCTTGAAGCGCCAACTTTGATTTTAGTTAAGATTCCAGAAACTCTTGAATATATGATTAATCATGGTATTGACATTAAAGAAATTGACTTAGGAGGAATGGGAGCAAAGAATGGACGAAATACGTTATATCAGTATATTTCAACTAGTTCTGAAGAAGATTCCTGCTTCTTGAGATTGCTTGATAAGGGGATTAATGTATATGTTCAAATTGTTCCTCAAAATGAAAAGGTTCCTATTAAATCTCTAATTGGAAAAAAGAATAGTCTTTAA
- a CDS encoding PTS sugar transporter subunit IIA, whose amino-acid sequence MIQIVLISHGPFCEGIKKSAEMIAGKSKYVEAVPFLEGEDPQNYSEKLEKILENKTSIVLADLKGGTPYNTALYLSGKCDLKMITGMNLPILLSILTSRTDNSSVNDLAEVALNPENQGIELSKLGGNRHHAKLSLSSNR is encoded by the coding sequence ATGATCCAAATTGTTTTAATTAGTCACGGCCCTTTTTGTGAGGGAATAAAGAAAAGTGCTGAAATGATTGCTGGAAAAAGTAAATATGTTGAAGCAGTTCCTTTTTTAGAAGGAGAAGATCCGCAAAATTATAGTGAAAAGCTAGAAAAAATACTTGAAAACAAAACGTCAATTGTTTTGGCTGATTTAAAAGGTGGGACGCCTTACAACACTGCCTTATATTTATCTGGAAAATGTGATTTGAAAATGATTACTGGTATGAATTTACCAATTTTGTTGAGTATATTAACTAGTAGGACTGATAATTCATCAGTAAATGATTTAGCGGAAGTAGCTTTAAATCCCGAGAATCAGGGAATTGAATTGTCAAAATTAGGAGGAAATAGACATCATGCAAAACTTAGTCTTAGCTCGAATAGATGA